DNA sequence from the Deltaproteobacteria bacterium genome:
GGAATGAGTGCGCCTGGGAGCAGGCGCGATTGGGGAGGTGAAAGTCTTCTCCTGGGAGAATGCCCACTCCCGGTAGCCGAAGGTAACTGCGTCGCTGTGAGGCGGGGTGGAGAGCAACCGGAGGCGAACATGCAGTCCGTAGGATAACGAACACGATTCGGCCTTGTGGTGCGGCGAGCCTTCTCATTCAAGGTGAAGCCTGACCCATTGAGCGAGAAACATGGGCGTCTGTCGTGCTGGAGGGGCAGCGATAAAGCGCCGACAGAGCATGCTGGGTGGTTGGTGACGGAATGCATGGAAGGTCGTGCCGTGTGAACCAGGGAGACCTGCCCGTGACAAGACGGGAGTTCATTGCCCCTGATAAGGGTACGAAGAGCCCGCCGGGCAGGAGTCAGAGCGTCCATAGTAGTGAAGAAGCGGCGTAATGGTCGTGGAGCGAAGGGACGCAGGAAGGTGGATGCGAGATGTCGATAGAGAGCGAGATGATCCCCGTGGCAGTGCCGGAGACGGCTAAACAAACGGGAGAAGCCCGACCTCTGGATTGGGTGGAACGTTCCATATGGACGGATCGCATGCTGGAGGCCCTCGATAAGGGGGTGAAAGGAGGCGTTTGGTTCAGCTTGATCGATAAGGTGTACCGGCCAACGACCCTTCACGCCGCCTGGCAGGCGGTCAGAAGGAACAGAGGCAGTGCCGGGACGGATCATGAAAGCGTGGAGAAGTTTGAGCAGAATCTTGTTGATAACATTGCCCGATTGGAAGAAGATCTTCGTACAGGGAGATACCGACCGCGACCGATCAAGCGAGTCTATATAGACAAGCTTGGCAGTAAAGAGAAGCGGCCCTTGGGGATACCCGCCGTGCGTGATCGAGTAGTCCAGACGGCTTTGCGGCTGGTTATGGAGCCTATTTTTGAGATAAGATTCCGACCTCACAGTTACGGTTTCAGGCCAAACAGAGGATGCAAGGATGCCTTGCGGGAAGTAGACCGATTTCTGAAGGCCGGTTACACCCATGTGGTGGATGCCGATCTGAAGGCCTACTTCGACAGCATCCCCCATGAAGGACTGATGGGGGAAGTACGCCGGTATATCGCCGATGGATGTCTGCTGGAGTTGATCGAGCGATTTCTCGGTCAAGACATCTTGGAAGGGCTGTCCCGATGGACGCCTGATCAAGGAACACCCCAGGGCGCCGTCATCAGCCCCCTGTTGGCCAACCTCTACCTCCATCCCGTCGATGAAGCGATGGAGGCGGCAGGTTTTCAGATGATCCGATATGCCGATGACTTTGTCATTATGTGTCGTGACGAGACGGAGGCGAATAATGCCCTGCACCAGGTGCATCAACTGATTACAGGAAGGGGTCTGGTATTGCACCCCGAGAAGACCCGCGTGGTGGATACCACTGTGGCGGGTCAGGGGTTTGACTTCCTCGGATACCACTTCGAAGGAGGCACACGTTGGCCTCGCAAGAAGAGCCTGAGGAAGATCAAGGACGTCATCCGTACCCATACCGGTCGCA
Encoded proteins:
- the ltrA gene encoding group II intron reverse transcriptase/maturase — protein: MSIESEMIPVAVPETAKQTGEARPLDWVERSIWTDRMLEALDKGVKGGVWFSLIDKVYRPTTLHAAWQAVRRNRGSAGTDHESVEKFEQNLVDNIARLEEDLRTGRYRPRPIKRVYIDKLGSKEKRPLGIPAVRDRVVQTALRLVMEPIFEIRFRPHSYGFRPNRGCKDALREVDRFLKAGYTHVVDADLKAYFDSIPHEGLMGEVRRYIADGCLLELIERFLGQDILEGLSRWTPDQGTPQGAVISPLLANLYLHPVDEAMEAAGFQMIRYADDFVIMCRDETEANNALHQVHQLITGRGLVLHPEKTRVVDTTVAGQGFDFLGYHFEGGTRWPRKKSLRKIKDVIRTHTGRTNGNSLSVITANVNRTLKGWFEYFKHSHKWTFPALDGWIRRRLRSILRKRSKGSKGISGNMDHFRWPNKFFREHGLFSLVEAHRRLLQSSMR